The following proteins are encoded in a genomic region of Arachis ipaensis cultivar K30076 chromosome B02, Araip1.1, whole genome shotgun sequence:
- the LOC107627311 gene encoding pentatricopeptide repeat-containing protein At3g13880-like: MIVSYAYHGKGVEALEAYELMRKDGVKPDAVTFVGILSACSHSGLVEEAFFYLNSMLIDYGITPDHRHYACIVDVRGRSGRVREAESFINEMPIEADALIWETLLAACKVHGDFELGKVAAKKFMEFISSDAGAYVCLSNICADVGQWEEVAKIRSSLNWTGMKKEPLALFVCHVLDAYIVKIYLAIGLVALVSLLRSNVLNSIADPSTKQNKTMATMKEKSHYNKTHYCMCQTKAMATVYMDMTQEKKDIVEEMGFGALAHVPEMNVSHALLRELIDHFDEEKGWNYFDDKVDYNNLNPEDKEIFDSLKNISLATLTRNVLDMSVEGEENRKKFKRTFVVFIQKCFLLPTTRKGRKQSVDGCVFVLILIYFHETKFLRPFAPDAPPAP, translated from the exons ATGATTGTGAGCTATGCTTATCATGGTAAAGGCGTAGAGGCCTTAGAAGCTTATGAACTAATGAGAAAAGATGGAGTAAAACCTGATGCAGTAACATTTGTTGGGATTTTATCAGCTTGTAGCCATAGTGGGCTGGTTGAGGAAGCCTTCTTCTATCTTAATTCAATGCTCATAGACTACGGCATTACACCTGATCATCGACATTACGCTTGTATTGTCGATGTGCGAGGCCGATCCGGCAGAGTCCGAGAGGCTGAAAGTTTCATAAATGAGATGCCTATTGAAGCTGATGCTTTAATATGGGAAACTCTGCTTGCTGCTTGCAAAGTCCATGGTGATTTCGAGCTTGGAAAGGTAGCAGCCAAAAAGTTTATGGAGTTCATATCAAGTGATGCTGGAGCTTATGTTTGTCTCTCTAATATTTGCGCAGATGTAGGACAGTGGGAAGAAGTGGCCAAGATTAGGAGCTCGTTGAATTGGACTGGGATGAAGAAAGAGCCT CTTGCATTATTTGTGTGTCATGTTCTTGATGCTTATATCGTGAAGATCTAC CTTGCGATTGGTCTAGTCGCATTGGTTTCTCTCTTACGTTCCAACGTGCTAAATAGCATAGCTGATCCATCCA CAAAACAGAACAAGACAATGGCAACAATGAAGGAGAAGTCGCACTATAAC AAAACTCATTATTGCATGTGCCAAACAAAGGCAATGGCAACAGTGTACATGGATATGActcaagaaaaaaaagatatagtGGAAGAAATGGGATTTGGTGCCCTGGCACATGTCCCAGAAATGAATGTCTCTCATGCCCTGTTGAGAGAATTGATTGATCACTTTGATGAAGAGAAAGGAT GGAATTATTTTGATGATAAGGTTGATTACAACAATCTGAATCCAGAAGACAAGGAAATATTTGACAGTCTCAAAAATATTTCCTTGGCGACTTTGACAAGGAATGTGCTGGATATGAGCGTAGAAGGGGAGGAGAACCGGAAAAAATTCAAGAGGACttttgttgtcttcatccaaAAGTGCTTCTTGCTTCCCACAACG AGAAAGGGGAGGAAACAGTCTGTTGATGGCTGTGTTTTTGTGTTGATATTGATATACTTTCACGAAACCAAGTTCCTTCGCCCGTTCGCACCTGATGCTCCCCCAGCACCTTGA
- the LOC107627312 gene encoding pentatricopeptide repeat-containing protein At1g74600, chloroplastic-like codes for MSVHNVVSWTAIISGFVQDNDIFSALKLFKDMRQIGQEINSYTLTSVLSACAKPGMIDLAVQIHSLILKLGFYLYLNVGAALINMYAKMGEVELSELAFNEMENKKDQGTWAAILSSFAQNQKSRRVVELFRVMLREGVKPNEYCISSVLSIISCLTLVTQMHSYTLRSGFVTEASVGFSLFTIYSKCGNLEESYKVFLQVPVKDNVSWTSMIAGLAEHGYAEQALQLFRDMIYQKILPDHMVLIPTLSACSTLQSLQMGKEIHGYAFRLGIGKNSAFCGALVNMYSKCGSLNLARTVFDMLPEKDAFACSSMVAGYAQRGLIEKAFLLFREMLFADVSVDSSVISSILGAAAISYQSEIGTQLHAYVQKLGLQADVYIGSSLMTMYSKCGSILESKRRLMMLRSQM; via the coding sequence ATGTCAGTCCATAATGTGGTTTCTTGGACTGCAATAATTTCTGGGTTTGTGCAAGACAATGATATTTTTTCTGCATTAAAGCTTTTCAAAGATATGAGGCAAATAGGGCAGGAGATAAATAGCTATACCCTTACGAGTGTGCTTTCTGCATGTGCAAAACCTGGGATGATTGATCTGGCAGTCCAAATTCATTCCCTGATATTAAAATTAGGGTTCTATTTGTACCTTAATGTTGGGGCTGCTTTGATCAACATGTATGCAAAAATGGGAGAAGTTGAACTATCAGAATTAGCCTTCAATGAGATGGAAAATAAGAAGGATCAAGGCACCTGGGCAGCCATCCTGTCATCTTTTGCACAGAACCAAAAGTCTAGGAGGGTGGTTGAGTTATTCCGGGTAATGTTAAGAGAAGGAGTGAAACCTAATGAGTATTGTATTAGTAGTGTGTTAAGTATTATTAGCTGCTTAACTTTAGTGACACAGATGCATAGTTACACTTTAAGGTCTGGGTTCGTGACTGAAGCTTCGGTCGGCTTTTCCCTTTTCACAATATACTCAAAGTGTGGCAATTTGGAGGAGTCTTATAAGGTTTTTCTGCAAGTTCCGGTAAAAGACAATGtctcgtggacctccatgattgCTGGTTTGGCAGAGCATGGATATGCAGAGCAAGCTCTTCAGCTGTTTAGAGATATGATATATCAAAAAATTCTCCCCGATCATATGGTCTTAATACCAACTCTATCTGCTTGTTCCACGCTTCAGTCCTTGCAGATGGGTAAAGAAATTCATGGCTATGCTTTTCGTTTAGGAATAGGAAAAAACTCAGCCTTTTGCGGAGCATTGGTAAATATGTATTCAAAGTGTGGAAGCTTGAATTTGGCAAGGACAGTGTTTGATATGCTACCCGAAAAGGATGCATTTGCATGCTCTTCGATGGTTGCAGGATATGCCCAAAGGGGCCTAATTGAAAAGGCATTTTTGTTATTCCGTGAGATGCTCTTCGCTGATGTATCAGTGGACTCTTCCGTAATTTCATCCATTCTCGGAGCTGCTGCAATTTCGTATCAATCAGAAATCGGAACTCAATTGCATGCCTACGTCCAAAAATTGGGTTTACAAGCAGATGTTTATATTGGAAGTTCGCTAATGACAATGTATTCAAAATGTGGAAGTATTTTAGAATCCAAAAGGCGTTTGATGATGCTGAGAAGCCAGATGTAA